Proteins encoded by one window of Crassostrea angulata isolate pt1a10 chromosome 9, ASM2561291v2, whole genome shotgun sequence:
- the LOC128163692 gene encoding uncharacterized protein LOC128163692, with the protein MDKQHRICVFMFLAIFALAYGETVNSKWRVQIEEKLEETLQTIQNNKNRIEKQSKVFKKQTNAIQKQAVEIENLRQRIKALEGQSDNLEQESGRLLNGSSKNGTLPSPMERRQLYNEGSKNLFIRQVLSPRSNTPTGFYAYISSDFGGVGANHVFVYDTVITNQGNAYNKHTGAFTAPSNGLYAFCYTAFASGVHVAGETGDCGDVSVKLIHNNDYKGSIHVDTESNWYEDMSTGFAILVLEAGDVVLTKSRKADSKSQFVRRFLAPEVAYDPVAFYAYISKDFGGVGANHIFLYDTEVTNQGNGYSKHTGAFTAPSTGLYAFCYTAFASGEHVAGETGEYGEVSVQLVHNGAYKGSIYVDTESHYEEEMATGFAILMLQTGDVVLTKSISGGQGSFHSSDIGRWSFSGFRIS; encoded by the exons ATGGACAAACAGCACAGAATCTGCGTTTTCATGTTTCTCGCTATCTTTGCTTTAGCATATGGAGAAACTGTCAATTCTAAATGGAGGGTTCAAATAGAAGAGAAGTTAGAAGAAACGCTTCAGACGATACAGAATAATAAAAATCGCATTGAAAAACAGagtaaagtctttaaaaaacaGACGAATGCCATTCAGAAACAAGCAGTGGAAATCGAGAATCTTCGGCAAAGAATCAAGGCACTGGAAGGACAATCTGATAACTTGGAACAAGAAAGTGGAAGGCTGCTTAACGGTTCATCTAAAAATGGAACCTTACCATCGCCAATGGAAAGACGACAACTGTACAACGAAG GCTCCAAAAATCTGTTCATCCGGCAAGTTCTTTCTCCTAGAAGTAATACTCCCACCGGCTTTTATGCCTACATTTCCAGCGATTTTGGTGGAGTTGGTGCGAATCACGTTTTCGTTTACGACACTGTAATAACAAACCAAGGCAATGCCTACAACAAGCATACAGGAGCCTTCACTGCTCCATCCAATGGGTTGTACGCATTTTGCTACACGGCCTTTGCCTCGGGTGTGCATGTTGCTGGAGAGACCGGTGATTGTGGGGACGTTTCGGTAAAGTTGATTCATAACAATGACTACAAGGGCTCTATTCATGTCGACACTGAATCCAACTGGTACGAAGATATGTCCACTGGATTCGCCATCCTCGTGTTGGAAGCCGGAGATGTCGTATTGACCAAGTCAAGAAAAGCAG ATTCCAAAAGCCAGTTTGTTCGTAGATTCCTTGCACCTGAAGTTGCATATGACCCTGTAGCATTTTATGCCTACATTTCTAAAGATTTCGGTGGAGTGGGTGCGAATCACATTTTCTTGTATGATACTGAGGTTACAAATCAAGGCAATGGCTACAGCAAACATACAGGTGCCTTTACTGCGCCTTCAACTGGGTTGTACGCGTTTTGCTACACGGCCTTTGCCTCGGGTGAGCATGTTGCTGGAGAAACTGGGGAGTATGGAGAGGTATCTGTCCAGCTGGTTCACAACGGGGCATACAAGGGTTCTATTTATGTTGACACGGAAAGCCATTACGAGGAGGAAATGGCTACTGGGTTTGCCATCCTCATGTTGCAAACCGGAGATGTTGTATTGACCAAGTCAATAAGCGGGGGCCAGGGTTCATTTCATAGCAGTGACATAGGAAGATGGTCATTTTCCGGATTCCGGATTTCCTAG
- the LOC128163611 gene encoding uncharacterized protein LOC128163611: MDSLYSLCVILCFATTVALALTESRDAKWRVHMEERMEEMLQMIQRQNEVIEKQTNTIEEQMKTIDKQELEINNLQDRVVKLERSDSQKQKSSSEIFTDMSTPNGTILSYEKDHMHNEDSKSILIRRLLTPEVAHNSVAFYAYISNDFGGVGKHHVFVYDTEVTNQGNAYNKHTGVFTAPTTGLYAFCYTAFASGEHVAGETGNYGEVSVQLVHNGAYKGSIYVDTETNWEEEMATGFAILMLQAGDDVVTMSKDVGQGSYHSNDIGRWSFSGFQIS, translated from the exons ATGGACAGTCTCTATAGTCTGTGTGTTATTCTTTGTTTTGCAACTACTGTTGCTTTAGCACTAACAGAATCAAGAGATGCTAAATGGAGGGTCCATATGGAAGAAAGGATGGAAGAAATGCTTCAGATGATACAAAGACAAAATGAAGTGATTGAAAAACAGACTAACACCATTGAAGAACAGATGAAAACTATTGATAAACAAGAGTTGGAAATCAATAATCTCCAAGATAGGGTTGTGAAGCTGGAAAGGTCTGACagccaaaaacaaaaaagttcatCAGAAATATTCACTGACATGTCCACTCCAAATGGAACCATCTTATCTTATGAAAAAGATCACATGCACAATGAAG ATTCCAAATCCATTTTAATTCGACGACTCCTAACACCCGAAGTCGCTCACAATTCTGTAGCATTTTATGCCTACATTTCCAATGATTTTGGTGGAGTTGGGAAGCATCATGTTTTCGTGTATGATACTGAGGTGACAAACCAAGGCAACGCCTATAACAAACACACAGGTGTATTCACTGCGCCTACTACTGGGTTATACGCGTTCTGCTACACGGCCTTTGCCTCGGGTGAGCATGTTGCAGGGGAAACTGGTAATTATGGGGAAGTTTCTGTCCAGCTGGTTCATAACGGCGCCTACAAGGGTTCCATTTATGTTGATACGGAAACCAACTGGGAAGAAGAAATGGCTACTGGATTTGCTATCCTCATGTTGCAAGCAGGAGATGATGTTGTAACCATGTCAAAAGACGTTGGCCAGGGTTCTTATCATAGCAACGATATTGGGAGATGGTCATTTTCTGGTTTTCAGATTTCCTGA